The following nucleotide sequence is from Gymnodinialimonas sp. 202GB13-11.
ACGTCGATCAAACCTGGCAAGGTTGGTGATGAGTACTTCATGACCAAAGGCCATTTTCACACGGTTCTGGACACGGCAGAGGTCTACTACTGCCTCTCCGGCCATGGCGGCATGATGATGGAAACGCCGGAGGGTAAAGTTGAATGGCGTGAAATGAAGAAAGGCGATGTCGTCTACGTCCCCGGACGTTGGGCGCACCGTTCGATCAACATTTCTGCCACTGAGCCTTTCGTTATGTTCTTCGCTTTCCCCGGCCATGCCGGCCACGACTACGGCACCATCGCCACCAAGGGCTTCCGCAAGCTGATGGTCGAGCGGGATGGAAAACCCACGATGGTCGACAATCCGCGCTGGAATGGATGATCCTCTAATTAGCTGAGGTTATTATGAAAATTGCGATCACGCCGCGTTCGTTATCGAGCGCGGGGCATCCCGCTTTGTCTGCACTGACGGACCGGGGGTATGAACTTGTGTATCCCGCGCCGGGTCGAACGCCGTCCGAGGCTGAGCTGTTGGCCAGTGTACCGGGCTGTGTCGGATGGTTGGCGGGTGTCGAACCTGTTGGAAAATCCGTGCTTGAAGCTGCGCGGGACCTCAAGGTCATCAGTCGCAATGGGGTCGGTGTGGACAACATTGATCTTGGCGTTGCGGATGCCCGTGGCATCCGGATTGAGCGGGCGGTCGGTGCAAACGCACGTGGCGTGGCGGAGCTCGCCATCACCCTGATGATGTCAGCATTTCGCCATGTGTCCTGGTCCGACGCACGGCTGCACAATGGGGAATGGGCAAGACGGCGCGGGGTGGAAGCTGAGGGGCGCACGCTCGGTGTCATCGGTTGCGGGGCCATTGGCCGTACAGTGACGGAAATTGCGCTTGGGCTTGGCATGCATGTGATCGGCAATGATCCCAATCCGCCACAGGGTTTTGCGCCAAAGGGATTTCGGCTCGGCAATTTGGAGGAGTTGTTTGCGGAATCCGACGTGGTCACCTTGCATTGCCCGCCGTCCGAGGCACCCTTAATTGACGCAGCTGCCTTGGCCCGGATGAGACCCGGCGGCGTGATTGTGAATACCGCTCGGGCAGACCTGATTGATGATATTGCGGTGCTTGACGCATTGGAGGCGGATCATCTGGCGGTATTGGCCACCGATGTCTTCCATACCGAACCGCCCGAGCCATCTGCCCTGCTATCCCATGATCGCGTTATTCTGACCCCCCATGCTGGCGGTTTCACCGAGGAAAGCGTGCGCCGGGCGACAGAAGTGGCAGTTGCCAACATACTGAAAGTTTTGGCACCGTGAGGCCGAGCCTTGAAAAGCGCCCACTTACATCACCCAATGATTTGGCCGTGCCGCAAGGCTGCGTTGCCTTGATCTGGCTCGGGCAAGCGGGTTTTTTGATTGAGGGAGCGGGTCAGCGCATCATAATTGATCCCTATCTGTCGAATTCCTTGGCCGAAAAGTACTTCGGGAAGAAGTTCCCCCACATCAGAATGACGCCAGCGCCCTTTGTGCCTGCGGAGTTGACGGACATCGACTGGCTCCTCTGCACCCACGCGCACACGGATCACATGGATCCTGGAACAATCCCGGATCTGGTCGCCACGAACCCAGACATGCGAGTTCTTGTCCCAAGAGCGACCCGCACAACGGCGTTGGAGCGAGGCGTGCCGCCAGATCGACTGTTTATGATCGACGCTGGAGAAAGCATGGACATGGGCGATGTGGCTGTCACAGCAACGCCTGCGGCCCATGAGACTCTTTCCCTGACAACCGACGGGTTGCACCCATTTCTGGGGTTCGTTCTTACCATTGGACGCCTAACCATTTGGCATTCAGGTGACACGATTCCCTTCGATGGGCTCGTTCCTGCCGTGCGGAACCTCGGTGTCGACCTTGCGCTACTGCCCATCAACGGGCGCGACGCACTGCGGGCATCAAATGGAATTCCAGGCAACCTGACTGTGGAAGAGGCGGTGCATCTGACCAACGCAATCGGCGCGTCTCATATGCTCGGGCACCATTTTAATCTGTTTGAGTTCAATACAGTAGACCCGTCGGACGCACGGATGCGAATATCGAACATCGACACCGACGTAGACGTTTCCATCGCTGAACGTGGGCAGCTATTCACGCTAAGAAAATAATTCTCTCCCTGCCAAATAAAAAGAAATTCCTTTACATACAGCGAGTGTCGAATTTATTGTTTTTTGGAGGGCGGGGATTTTTTGACTTGCCCGCGATATCCAATGGGTAAGGAGGAGACCCCAATGAAACGACCAGCAGGGTTACTTACAAGCGTTGCACTGATCGTCTTGGCGAGCGCTGCGGGTGCGCAAGAGTGCACATACGCGGAGCCGGCAGCGCTGAACGAAGGCGCGCAGGCTGAGCTATCGACGATCGTAAACGACGTCGATGGGATCACGATCGCCTATTTGCCGATGGGCACCGAATTTAACTACCACATCGCCTTGGGTGAAGGGATTGCCGACATCGCTGAGACGCGTGATGACGTCGATTGGTTCACCTTGTCGCCCTATTCTGGATCCGACCTGGCGGGTCAGATGGGGATGCTACAAGATGTGACGTCGCGCCCTGACGTGGATGCCATTATCTTGATTTCCTTCGATGAAAGTGCCTTGGCGCCTTTGGTTGAAGAAGCAGTTAATGCTGGCAAAGCGGTCATCATCATCAATTCCGACATTCCCGATTTCCCGACCCCAGTCCATGGCGTTGTAGGTGTGAACCAGCGCGCCGTGAACCATGCGCTGGCGGATTGGGCCATCGAACAGGCCGGTGGCGATGCGCGCAATGTCGGCATCCTCGACGGTGAGCCAGGCTATCTCGCGACTGAGCGGGCAGGCGGTTTTGTTGACGGCATCGAAGGCACCAATTGGGAAATTGTCAGCCGGATCAATGGCGGTTGGAGTGTCGAGCGTGGCAACACCGCCGCGATGGATTTGATGCAAGCCCATCCTGACGTCGATGTGATCTATGCCTCCAACGATTACATGGCACTAGGCGCCGTGTTGGCCGCAAGGGCGCTGGGGCGTAATGATCTCACGATCTTGGGCTATGACGGCGACACGGGCGCGCTGGAAGACATCGCGGCCGGTGGCATGACTGCAACATCCGATACGGCACCGGTCATCATGGGCCGTACGGCGGCATGCTTTGTCCTTTCGCTACTCGATGGTGATACAGAAGGTGGCTACGTCAACACACAGACCCGCATCGTTCACGCGGGTAACGCGGTCGAGGTGCTGCAAGCGCCGGAGGATCTGTTCCCAGCCCCGTCCCGGGAATACTAATCTCTCACTCTCGGCCAGCGGGGCGGTTCGCTCCCGTCCCGCTTCTTTCCTTGGAGACGTGATATGGACAGTCGATCCCCCATCTGGGAGCTCGACGGGATCACCAAAGTGTTTCCCGGAGTGCGCGCCAATGACGAAATTTCGATCCGGCTCTTTTCCGGCGAAATCCACGGCCTTCTGGGCGAAAACGGATGCGGGAAATCGACCCTCATCAAGATATTGTCAGGGGTTCATCAACCCGATGCGGGATCCCTGAAACTGCGCGGTGAAGCCGTTTACTTGAACACTCCTATTCATGCTCGTTCCATGGGTGTGGCAACCGTGTTTCAGGAGTTTTCATTGGCCCAGACGTTGACCGTCGCCGAAAACATCTTTCTTGGCCGGTATTTGCACCGCGGTCCGTTTGTTGATTGGGCAGGTATGAGGCGCGAAGCGGCGCGGGTTCTGCATTCTCTAGACATCGAGATCGATCCAACGCGCCTAGTTTCAAACCTCTCGGTTGCGGAACAGCAATTGGTCGAAATCGCCAAGGCCATTTCGATGGACGCGACTCTTCTTATTCTCGACGAGCCGTCAACAGCGCTGGGCGAACAGGAAATCATTGCCCTCCACGGCCTTCTGCGGCGAATGAAAGAGCGTGGCGTTGCCATCCTCTATATCTCTCATCGTTTGGACGAAGTGGTTGATCTCGTGGATACGGCGACCATTTTGAAGGACGGCAAGGTTGTGTCAACGGCGGGGGGGACCGCGTTGAACGTCCACGAGATTGTCTCAAAGATGGTCGGCGAGGACATCGACGAGCATTACCCAAAAGACCGGAATGCGACAGGCGAGACGTTGCTGGATGTTCGGAACCTACGGTCCGAAAAGGGCGCAAACGGGGCCAGCTTCCAGGTCCGGAAGGGCGAGGTTTTTGGCCTCGGCGGTGTCATCGGCTCCGGGCGCACAGAGATCGCGCGCGCTATCTTTGGCGCGGACCCGGCTAGCGCAGGTGAGATTGAGGTCGATGGAAAGTCGTTCCGGCCAAGGCATACGCGTGATGCCATCGCAGCCGGGTTGGCCCTAGTGCCAGAGAACCGCAAATTTGACGGCCTGTTTTTCAATTTTAATGGCGGCCCCAACATGACCTCCGCGGCATTGGACAAGATCCGAAGCAAATTTCTGTTGAGCCATCGTCACGAAGCCACGGTCGCACAGGACTTCATTCGTGATCTGGAGATTTCGCCCGCCGCAGCCCAGAAATTCGTCAACTTGTTGTCCGGCGGCAATCAGCAAAAGATCGTCATCGCGCGGTGGCTGTTTGCCCAGTCTCGCGTGCTCTTGTTGGATGAGCCGACGCAAGGCATCGATATCGGGGCCAAAGTTGCCGTCTACAAATTGATCAATGAGCTCACTGCGCGCGGTTGCGCCGTGGTTCTGATCAGCTCTGACCATAATGAACTGATCGCGATGAGCGATCGGATCGGCATCGTTCGTGATGGTGCCGTCGTTGAAACGCTGCCCGCCGGAGAGGTCACACCGGCCCATCTGGTGCAGGCGTCGGCCCATGTCGATGCCGCAGCCTACGCCGCCGCTTGAGGAGGAAAGACCATGCCGCAATCCAGTTTCGTTCGGCGCATTGCAGCACAGGAGTATTTTGGACCGTTGGTCGCGCTCCTTATCATTGTGGCGTTTGTCGCCCTAACCACCCCCAATTTCCTTGAGCCGCAAAACTTCCGCAATATTGCACTCCAGGTTTCGATCCTCTCAATCGTCGCCATTGGGTCGACGATTGTGATCATCACGGGCGGCATCGATCTGTCCCCCGGATCGATGATTGCGTTCCTATCGATGTGTTTGGCCGTGTTTATCAAAAATCAGGGCCTTGATCTTTGGTTGGCGATCCCGCTGACGTTGCTGATCGGTTGCGGCCTCGGCGTCGTGAACGGCATCTTGGTGGCCTATGTCGGCATCCCAGCCTTCATTGTAACGCTCGCGGGCTTATCAGCTTTCAAAGGTCTTGCGCTAACCCTCAATGGGGGCACCCCGGCCTTTTCCTTGTCTCCTCAATTGGGCGAGATCTTCTACGGCACATTCTTGGGGCTGCCGTTGCCATTCTTCTATGTGATTGGCGCCTATTTCTTGTTCACCATCATAATGGAGCACACGCGATTGGGGCGCGAGATCTACGCGGTGGGCGGCAATGAATCTGCGGCACGCCTCTCGGGGATTAATGTCGCCAAAGTGCGTCTGATTGCATTCCTGTTTGCGGGCCTCTGCGCGGCGATTGGCGCGGTTCTTCTTTCCGCTCGCCTGAATTCCGGCTCTCCCAACTACGGTTCGCTGATTGAGTTACAGGCTATTGCCGCAGCCGTTGTCGGTGGGGCGAGCCTCGCCGGGGGGAGAGGGCGCGTGATCTCTACTTTGATCGGGGCTCTTATCATCGTCGTCGTGCAAAACGGTCTGAATCTGAATGCAGTGACAACGTCGATGCAAAGCCTCACCATCGGACTGATTATCCTGATTGCTGTTGGCCTCGATGTATGGCGTGCGCGCATCGGATCCGCCTTGGGCGGTTTCTTCACCAAACAACCAGCAGGGAGCTGACCATTGGATTTCGGAATCAAGGGAAAAGTCGCCATTGTGACAGGCGGAGGCAGCGGGATTGGCAAAGCCATCGCGCAGGCTTTTCACGATGAAGGGGCTATCGTTATCATCAACGGGCGCACCCAATCGAAACTGGACACTGCGTGCCAGGACATTGGGCCCAATGCGCACGGGATCGTGGCGGATCTTCAGACGCCAGAGGGGGCAAAAGCGCTAGCGGATTTTGCCGCAGAGCGGGCGCCGGTCTCTTACTTAGTCAACAATATCGGGGTCTTCGATGTAAACGATTTCTTCGAAGTCACCGATGAACGCTGGCTTGAATACTTCGATGCGAACCTGATGACCGGCATTCGGATCACCCGACTGGTGATGAAAGACATGCTCGAACGTGGGGAGGGCAGTATCGTCTTTATCGCAAGCGAAGCCGCCGTGCGTTCCATCGGGAATATGGTGCCTTATTCCACCACCAAATCGGCGATGCTTGGCCTGTCGCGGGCTCTATCCGAAAACACGCGGGGAACCGGCGTACGTGTTACCACTTACATGCCAGGCACAACGGCCACTGAATCGGTTCAGGGATATTTTGAGGGGCTGGCAAAAGATCAGGGCAAGACCGTTGATGAGGCTCTGACGGATTTCTATCGTTACGTGCAGCCCGGAAATCTTTCACAGCAGTTGATCGATCCGGCCATGCATGGCCGCGGAGTTGTACAGCTTGCAACAAACACAGCGATGAATGGCGTCTGCCATCGAGCCGACGGTGGCACGATAAGGAGCATATTGTGATGGCAGATTTCGGTATTCATGCTCTGGTGTGGGAAACAGTCTGGACCCCCGACGCGATCAAACGGGCGATGGCTCAAACGGCTGAGACCGGGTTCGGTATGATCGAGGTTGTGATTTTTGATCCTAGCGAAGCCCGCGCCGATCTGACCGCGAAGGCGTTAGCGGATAATGGCCTTTCCGGAGTTGTTGGTATGGCTCTGAACGCCAACGCTGACATCTCTAGCGCCGATCCTGCCATTGCCGATGCTGGCGAAACACTGATCTCGGACGCATTGGCCGCAACACGCGACATGGGCCTGACCAAACTGGGCGGCGTAACCCATTCTGCCATGCAGCGCTATCTAAGCGCGTGCGATTCGGATGCTCCAAAACGAATCCGAGATACCTATGGGCGTTTGGCCGAACGGGCGCGTCAACTTGGCGTCCAGCTTGGGGTCGAAGCCGTGAACCGCTACGAGAGCAACGTTGTGAACACAGTTGAAGACGCAGCAAGCATCGTGCGCGAGGTCGATCCCGCGGCCCTTTTTGCTCATATCGATACCTATCATATGAATATCGAAGAGCATGACGTCTCGGACGCGATCCGTCGCAACATCGATGTCATCGGCCATGTCCATATCGGCGAAAGCCATCGTGGCTATCTTGGCTCAGGTTCCGTCGATTTTGCTCAAACTTTCCGGGCGCTTGCAGCAGCGAACTACGACGGCCCAATTGTGTTTGAGGCCTTTTCACCCGGAATCTTGAATGCTGACGTTTCCGACGCCCTTGCAGCCTGGACAACCCATTGGAGCGATAGTTCCAGTCTCGCGAAGAACGCGCTTGTCTTCATGCAAGGCCAGCACGCAGCGGCAGAGAAATCCCTGGTCAATCGATCCGTATTGGCGCGACGCACAGCGATCTGAAGGAGATACACATGAAAGACGCGAAACTTGGCGTTCATAATCTGGTCTTCGGTGACGCTTGGACGGCTGACATCGCAGCATCGGCCACTCGCGCCGCCGCGGATATCGGGTTTGACCTGCTTGAAGTCTTGATTTTCGATCCGTCCGAGATTGATGTCGCAATGACGAGGCAGGCGATGGCCGGAACGGGCCTGGAATTGCGATTGGGCATGGCTTTGGGTCCTGAAACGGATATTTCCAGTAGCAACCCCGACATCGCTGCTGCCGGCGAAGTGACGGTCGAGCGATGCCTTGAGATTTCGTCAGACCTTGGCGCGCCTTCGGTCAGCGGGATTACCTATGCTGCTTTCAACAACTATGATGTCGGCCCCACCACCGCTCAACGTGATCAAGTGCTCGCATCATTCAGCAGGCTAGATGACCGCGCGGGTGCGTTGGGGCTCCGTTTGGGTATAGAGCCGGTTAATCGGTATGAGTCCCACCTGATCAACACCATTGACCAGGCCACCGACGCGATCCGCGAAATCGGTGGCAAGAACCTGTTCGTGCATATGGACACGTTCCACATGAATATCGAAGAAGCGGATTTCACCGCTTCCATTGCGCGCGCGGGTTCCTTGCTTGGATACGCACATTTGGCAGACAATCATCGCGGATTGCTGGGCGCAGGTACATTTGACTTCAAGACGTATTTCCGTGCACTGGCGGCCGCCGGATATACTGGAGACTTCACGGTCGAGAGCTTTTCACCGGCTGTACTTGGTCCCGATCTCTCCGCGGCAGTCTCAATATGGCGCGAGCCTTGGAGCGATCCCACAAAAGCCGCGCGCCAAGCCTTGGCGTTCATGCGGTCGGGAATTGAGGCTGCCACAGCCGCGAACACCGCACGGTAAGGTCAATCAAAGAAAAAAATTCCTTCCACGCTTCATGCCGGGTACAACTGTTTCGAACCAATGCGACTTCTTCGAGTTATGGGCACATCGCAATGAATTTAGAAACACAGCAGGGTATACTCAGTCGCATCCGTTGGATGTCAGCGTACATGAACCCCGCACTGCGGCGGATCGCTGACCGCGTTCTAGAGGCACCAGAGGACGTTAAGTCAATCTCGATCAAGGACTTGGCCGCCCAGTGTAAGGTCTCTGAATCGACGGTGACGCGCTTTGTACGTGAGGTGAAAATTTCAAGCTTTCAGCAGCTCAAGATCCAAATCGCCGAGGAATTGTCGAAGTCGACCGCATCTGAAGGCGCCGCCTCATCAGATCGTCTGGTCTACGAAGACATCGCAGAAGGTGACAATTCGGTTGATGTTGTCTCGAAGATTGCTGGTCGCTACTCCCTTACTGTCGAAGACACCCGGGCCCGATTGAACATACTACAGGTAGAAGCCGCCGTGGAAGCAATCGAGGCATCAAATATGCTGGCCTTTTTTGCGATGGGTTCATCGTTAATCTGTGTGGAAAACGCGCTGATGCGTTTCATGCGTGTTGGCAAGACGTGTCAGTTTTTTCGTGACGTTGGCGTTCGACAGATTTCCACCGCGACGCTGGGTCCCGGGACACTCGCCATCGGCATAAGCAATTCCGGCCGGACAATCCCTACCGTCGACGCCTTGAAGGCCGCCAAGGAACAAGGGGCCATGACGCTAGGCATCACGTCATTTTCCGACAGCCCGATCGTTCGCCATTCTGACATCAAACTGTTTACGCCAACCGTGACGGGCGTGACCGGGGATGCTGATTATCACGAGTCGATGGTGTCAAAGATCGCACAGCTTCAAGTCGTGGATGTCCTTTATTCTCTGTACGCGCTCCGCAACTTCGGAAACGCGGTTGAGCAACTTGAAAGGACGGCAGCCGTCACTTCGCTTACAAGGTATTAGAGTAACCGGATGGCGTCATCACCAACGGGGCAGGCTAAGTCGGTTTGAAAGGCGAGAGTTTCTGGTACATCGTAACTACCAAGGAGTGGAGATGAGACAGTAACCCCGAACGGGAAAAGGCCACTGTGAGAGAGTCGCTAACGACATTCGCTGCGCGACGCAAACAGTATTCAGCCGATGAGAAGATCAGGATCGTCGTTTGCTAACCGGTTCGTCGTCAGAGTTTGTGGGTTCAGGATAGCAGAATTTGTCAAGAGTGTTCTTAGCTCATCGTAGTTTCCGAAAAGTAGGACCTGAGACAGACAACTGGGACGTAAAAGAGCATAGGCGAGAAGATCGTCAAGGAAATCAAGCGGACCTCTTTGTTTTCATTGGCATTGAGCTGCTGGAGCTAAGTCCGAAGCCGCTGCCAATCACGAGCGAGGCGTGCGTAGGTCGCTCCGTGCTTTCGAAAACCCACGATCCGTGGCCATGAAACGTGCGATCATGGGGGCGATCAGTCGCGAGGGTTCAAGTTTTTGGTCGGTTTGGTTGCCAAGGACTCGTGCGTAGTCGATCAGATCCCGATGAACGCCTGCGGGCAATTCCACAGTAAGCTTGACGGGTTTGTCGTCAGGAATGGCACTCAACTTCAGTTTCGTCATCGCACTTCTCCCAACGGTTCAAGGATCAGGTCTCTGGTGGTCATCACGCGTACCGGGAAACCGGGGCGGATCGTGAGGGCTGGCGGGACGGAGATTTGTTGGCGGACGATCTCTTCGCCAGTGCGCCCGATTGTACCCTGAGCAGCCTCGCGGATAGCCGTTGCGACGTCGTCCTCGCTTGCTGCTCCGCTTTCCAGACCGACGTTGAGGATCGTGGCGAGACCTGCGGCGAGGAGGACTCTACCCCAATGGTTGTTGACCCGATCCTGCAGGCCTGCGGTGCCTGCTCGGTCGGTGCCGGGTTCGCGATTGAGGTTCATGGACCGGCCATCGGGAAGGATGAGACGGGTCCAAACCAGAAGGAGGCGGTTCTGACCCATGACGATATCGCTGTCGTATTCGCCAAGAAGCCGCGCGCCTTGAGGGATGAGCAGGTAGCGTCCGGAGGGGGTGTCATAGACGTTGGAGGTGACTTGCGCGGCGATCTGGCCTGGCAGATCCGAGCGGAGCGCGGTGATGAGCGCGGCGGGAATTACTGTGCCGGCCTGAAGGATGTAGGGACTTGGTGGAGACACCAGCCGTTCTGAGCTAACGGGATCAGTAGCTGTTCCGCGTGTTAGGACGGTGTCCCGGCCTGCTGTAGTGTCTTGAGGCGCAGAAGAGCCCTGCGGCATGGGGAACATATTCGAACCCATGGGGGCAGGCCCAGGATCTGCACCGCTGCCTTGGAACCCGGTTTGCGTCTCTGCAAAAAGGGCGCTCAATCTGGCGGCCTCGATCTCTTGCAGTCGAAGCTGTTCCGCTGGATCAACCCCGGGCGCTGAAAGCCCTGTGATGGGAGGAATGGGAACCGGATCACCCCGTTCCTGCGCACTGAGGATGGGCCGACCAAGCTCGCCTGGCAGTGGTGGCCCAAGACGGGGAACATCGCCATAGTTCGTTGGCAATCGGGAGAGACCTTCGGCCGCCTGAATGGCTTCGATCGAATACAACTCGGAAGGTGTGTCTCTGGCCTGGCGGCCCTGCAAAGCAACAATAAGGATGGCACCAAGACCGAGACCGCCGATTGCCAAGAGCGCCGCGATGGCTTTTCGGGAAAGGCGCATGACGCGCGGTGGGTCGGGGCGGAGCCGGAGGTCCTGAGCGATGTCCTGCTCAATTCGCGGGCCTTTGGGATCGCTGGTTGGAGTTGTCATCTCAACTGACCCTCCGCAACGCCAGGGTGTGCGCGACGGTGCTCGATGCCGTCCATCCGCACGATCCGGACCACTTCCTGCCGGGTCTCACCCAATCTCAGTTCTGCGGCCCCAAAGAGCCGGTCAACGATCAGGACATTGCCCGTAACGCGGGTGTTGACGATCTGGCCCTGGCCGTCCGGTCCGAGCACGAACAGAGGCGGCATTTCCCCTTGGGCGATGCCGATCGGGAAAACGACAAATACCCGGCGACCATCGTCGAAGACCGCAACCGGACGCCAGGGTGGGCTGTCACCCTGCAGACCGTAGCGATAGTCCCGATCTGCCTCATGTGGGATGGTCGGGCGCAGCAAGGTTGGTAGTCGCGGGCGTGTCGGCTCTTCGGGATAGGCCCAGGCGACGGCGGGCATCCAGATCTCTTCGCTGGCGCGCAGCTCGATCAGGTAATTCCGCCGGTCGGTGCTAATGACGAGATTTGTGGTGATGTCCGGACGCGTCGGTTTGACGAGGACATGGACGCGGGCAGTGCGGCCTGCGCCGCTCACAGTGTCGCCGATGATCCAGCGCGCTGTATCGCCTGCCGCGATGGGCCCCGGGCCGGTCAGCTGTTCGCCCGCCTCCAGCGTGATCGTCGTGATCTGGCCGGGGGCGGCATAGACTTGGTAAAGCGCGCCTTCGCTCCAAGGGAAGACCTGCAGGGCGTTGTAAAAGCCCTCGGGGCGCGGCTCGATGCGTGCGGCTGCATTGGCGGCTGCGATCCGGGCCTCTGGCGTTTCGGCCTCGGGGTCGCCCCCTCGGGAAGGGGTCCATGACGGCGGGATGTGGACCGGGCGCAGAGGATCTTCCGCCGGTGGCGGTGACGGAGGAGGTGCGAGGGTCGGCACTATGTCGTCATAGGTGATCTGTGGCGGGGGCTCGTTGGCGCACGCCGTCAAGACGGCTGTTGCGAGAAGAAGGCAGGATAGGGTTCTGAGATGGGTCATTGGGCACTCTCCCTCGACCAGTTGATGGCATGGACATAGACACCGAGCGGGTTCTGACGCAGGCGCTCGGCATCGCGGGGCGGTTGGATCACGATGGTGAGGATGGCGGTCCAGCGTTCGGTGGCGGACAGCTGGCCGTTTTCGTAGCGCCGCTCCACCCAGGCGACGCGGAAGCTGGTGTCGGAAGCGCGAATGACGCTGGAAATCTCGATGGCGATCTGAGTCTCGCCGACGGCCGCGAACGGGTCGTTCACTCGTGCATGATCGTTGAGCGCAACAGCGCCGCGATTCGTGGTGAAATCGTAGGCGCGCAGCCAGCTTTGGCGCAGCACGATGGGGTCCGCGGGCACCTGCCGGACATTCTCGATGAAACGCGCCAGATGCCAAGCGATCTGCGGATCGGTGGGTTCGTAATCTGCGAGGGCGGGCGCAACTGCCTGAGCCGCGCCGAGATTGTCGACCTCGACCACATACGGAACGACCGAACTTTGCGTCGATTGCCAGACAAGCGTGACGCTCAGACCGGCGACCAGCGTTAGGCAACCGAAAGCCATGAGGCGCCAGTTGCGGGCCTGAACGCGGGCGGAACCGATGCGGTGATCCCAGGCTTGCGCCGCCCTCTGATAGGGCGTGACGGGTTCAGGAGTGGTGGAGTAGCGGACTGTTGGACGGCGGAACATGGTCAGGATCTCTCTGATAGGCTGACGGCTGATCCGCCACCGCCGTGATCGCCGGAGCGGATCACATGGGCAGCGGTACTTACGCCGTGATGGATGGATTGCTGCTGTTTCATGCGACGGGCCCAAGCGGGCGGGCCAGCGGTCGCGGTGGATGCGCGGGTATGCGCGGCATGGCTGCCGCCGGTGGCAGCGTAGGCGGGGCGCGCGCCAGATTGGGCGTTCTCTGCAATCGAGCGTTGCAGGGGGCTCGTGGCGGCCGCAACTCCGGCTTTGCCGATTGCGGCAATGCCTCCCGCAGCCTTTCCGGCCATTGTGGATCGCGATGCTGACCCGAGCTGGTAGGCCGTTGACACTCCACCGGCCATCGCGCTTGCGCCACGGACGCTAGCACCGGCCGCTCCCAGAGCCATGCGTCCGGCGGCGGCACCACCGAGGGCCAGACCGCCCGCGGCCACAGCGGTCCCGACGGCGGTGCCAGCGCCAAGTTGCGGTCCGCCCGAGACGATCCCGTTGGCGATGCCCGGTCCGAAGATGCCTAACGCCAAAA
It contains:
- a CDS encoding sugar phosphate isomerase/epimerase family protein; amino-acid sequence: MADFGIHALVWETVWTPDAIKRAMAQTAETGFGMIEVVIFDPSEARADLTAKALADNGLSGVVGMALNANADISSADPAIADAGETLISDALAATRDMGLTKLGGVTHSAMQRYLSACDSDAPKRIRDTYGRLAERARQLGVQLGVEAVNRYESNVVNTVEDAASIVREVDPAALFAHIDTYHMNIEEHDVSDAIRRNIDVIGHVHIGESHRGYLGSGSVDFAQTFRALAAANYDGPIVFEAFSPGILNADVSDALAAWTTHWSDSSSLAKNALVFMQGQHAAAEKSLVNRSVLARRTAI
- a CDS encoding sugar phosphate isomerase/epimerase family protein, which gives rise to MKDAKLGVHNLVFGDAWTADIAASATRAAADIGFDLLEVLIFDPSEIDVAMTRQAMAGTGLELRLGMALGPETDISSSNPDIAAAGEVTVERCLEISSDLGAPSVSGITYAAFNNYDVGPTTAQRDQVLASFSRLDDRAGALGLRLGIEPVNRYESHLINTIDQATDAIREIGGKNLFVHMDTFHMNIEEADFTASIARAGSLLGYAHLADNHRGLLGAGTFDFKTYFRALAAAGYTGDFTVESFSPAVLGPDLSAAVSIWREPWSDPTKAARQALAFMRSGIEAATAANTAR
- a CDS encoding MurR/RpiR family transcriptional regulator, with amino-acid sequence MNLETQQGILSRIRWMSAYMNPALRRIADRVLEAPEDVKSISIKDLAAQCKVSESTVTRFVREVKISSFQQLKIQIAEELSKSTASEGAASSDRLVYEDIAEGDNSVDVVSKIAGRYSLTVEDTRARLNILQVEAAVEAIEASNMLAFFAMGSSLICVENALMRFMRVGKTCQFFRDVGVRQISTATLGPGTLAIGISNSGRTIPTVDALKAAKEQGAMTLGITSFSDSPIVRHSDIKLFTPTVTGVTGDADYHESMVSKIAQLQVVDVLYSLYALRNFGNAVEQLERTAAVTSLTRY
- a CDS encoding DUF2274 domain-containing protein, coding for MTKLKLSAIPDDKPVKLTVELPAGVHRDLIDYARVLGNQTDQKLEPSRLIAPMIARFMATDRGFSKARSDLRTPRS
- a CDS encoding TrbI/VirB10 family protein, with amino-acid sequence MTTPTSDPKGPRIEQDIAQDLRLRPDPPRVMRLSRKAIAALLAIGGLGLGAILIVALQGRQARDTPSELYSIEAIQAAEGLSRLPTNYGDVPRLGPPLPGELGRPILSAQERGDPVPIPPITGLSAPGVDPAEQLRLQEIEAARLSALFAETQTGFQGSGADPGPAPMGSNMFPMPQGSSAPQDTTAGRDTVLTRGTATDPVSSERLVSPPSPYILQAGTVIPAALITALRSDLPGQIAAQVTSNVYDTPSGRYLLIPQGARLLGEYDSDIVMGQNRLLLVWTRLILPDGRSMNLNREPGTDRAGTAGLQDRVNNHWGRVLLAAGLATILNVGLESGAASEDDVATAIREAAQGTIGRTGEEIVRQQISVPPALTIRPGFPVRVMTTRDLILEPLGEVR
- the trbG gene encoding P-type conjugative transfer protein TrbG gives rise to the protein MTHLRTLSCLLLATAVLTACANEPPPQITYDDIVPTLAPPPSPPPAEDPLRPVHIPPSWTPSRGGDPEAETPEARIAAANAAARIEPRPEGFYNALQVFPWSEGALYQVYAAPGQITTITLEAGEQLTGPGPIAAGDTARWIIGDTVSGAGRTARVHVLVKPTRPDITTNLVISTDRRNYLIELRASEEIWMPAVAWAYPEEPTRPRLPTLLRPTIPHEADRDYRYGLQGDSPPWRPVAVFDDGRRVFVVFPIGIAQGEMPPLFVLGPDGQGQIVNTRVTGNVLIVDRLFGAAELRLGETRQEVVRIVRMDGIEHRRAHPGVAEGQLR
- the trbF gene encoding conjugal transfer protein TrbF, producing the protein MTMFRRPTVRYSTTPEPVTPYQRAAQAWDHRIGSARVQARNWRLMAFGCLTLVAGLSVTLVWQSTQSSVVPYVVEVDNLGAAQAVAPALADYEPTDPQIAWHLARFIENVRQVPADPIVLRQSWLRAYDFTTNRGAVALNDHARVNDPFAAVGETQIAIEISSVIRASDTSFRVAWVERRYENGQLSATERWTAILTIVIQPPRDAERLRQNPLGVYVHAINWSRESAQ